A genomic window from Cardiocondyla obscurior isolate alpha-2009 linkage group LG02, Cobs3.1, whole genome shotgun sequence includes:
- the LOC139113172 gene encoding alpha/beta-tubulin-N-acetyltransferase 9-like isoform X2, with translation MRKNVETRISGTNVILVPYQEKHVVKYHEWMTNPRLQYLTSSEPLTLEEEFKMQKRWLEDEDKCTFIILDKAVYLQTKSEVDAMVGDTNLFLYTQESHTAEIEIMIAEEASRGKKRGWESVILMLLYGTETLNINKFYAKIKLDNAVSVKMFEKLDFHEVERSEVFQEVTLEKEVSSDWINWLHSELQSIVPN, from the exons ATGAGGAAGAACGTAGAGACTCGTATCAGCGGAACGAACGTGATTTTGGTGCCATATCAGGAGAAACATGTCGTAAA GTATCACGAGTGGATGACAAATCCTAGGCTGCAGTATTTGACAAGCTCCGAGCCACTGACACTGGAAGAAGAGTTTAAGATGCAGAAACGATGGTTAGAGGACGAAGACA aatgCACTTTTATTATTCTGGATAAAGCTGTTTACCTACAAACCAAAAGTGAAGTAG ATGCCATGGTGGGTGATacaaatttgtttctttatacACAAGAATCGCACACCGCCGAGATAGAAATTATGATAGCCGAAGAGGCGAGTCGGGGCAAAAAGAGAGGCTGGGAATCTGTTATTTTAATGCTACTTTACG GTACGGAAACGCTAAATATCAACAAATTTTacgcgaaaattaaattggaCAATGCAGTGAGcgtaaaaatgtttgaaaaactTGATTTCCATGAG gTGGAAAGAAGTGAAGTTTTTCAAGAAGTCACTCTGGAAAAGGAAGTATCATCTGATTGGATAAATTGGTTGCATTCTGAACTACAATCTATTGTACCTAATTGa
- the LOC139113172 gene encoding alpha/beta-tubulin-N-acetyltransferase 9-like isoform X1 produces the protein MRKNVETRISGTNVILVPYQEKHVVKYHEWMTNPRLQYLTSSEPLTLEEEFKMQKRWLEDEDKCTFIILDKAVYLQTKSESLFSFVSDAMVGDTNLFLYTQESHTAEIEIMIAEEASRGKKRGWESVILMLLYGTETLNINKFYAKIKLDNAVSVKMFEKLDFHEVERSEVFQEVTLEKEVSSDWINWLHSELQSIVPN, from the exons ATGAGGAAGAACGTAGAGACTCGTATCAGCGGAACGAACGTGATTTTGGTGCCATATCAGGAGAAACATGTCGTAAA GTATCACGAGTGGATGACAAATCCTAGGCTGCAGTATTTGACAAGCTCCGAGCCACTGACACTGGAAGAAGAGTTTAAGATGCAGAAACGATGGTTAGAGGACGAAGACA aatgCACTTTTATTATTCTGGATAAAGCTGTTTACCTACAAACCAAAAGTGAA TCTCTCTTTTCATTTGTTTCAGATGCCATGGTGGGTGATacaaatttgtttctttatacACAAGAATCGCACACCGCCGAGATAGAAATTATGATAGCCGAAGAGGCGAGTCGGGGCAAAAAGAGAGGCTGGGAATCTGTTATTTTAATGCTACTTTACG GTACGGAAACGCTAAATATCAACAAATTTTacgcgaaaattaaattggaCAATGCAGTGAGcgtaaaaatgtttgaaaaactTGATTTCCATGAG gTGGAAAGAAGTGAAGTTTTTCAAGAAGTCACTCTGGAAAAGGAAGTATCATCTGATTGGATAAATTGGTTGCATTCTGAACTACAATCTATTGTACCTAATTGa
- the LOC139113171 gene encoding PXMP2/4 family protein 4-like, with amino-acid sequence MSSTKVLRVASSIMQKRPLLFNSMVYSFFYTSAEFIRQSFSKMSKPVQPIYVESESLSNVKGPVLIRVQKLCEMLDLMDKNADSTYNWPQLKRYAIFGCLLAGPMLHGWYKWLDTYYSGKSTKIVLKKLFADQFILTPSLLILFFISMSLMEAKSDLLQECKIKFVHTFQTSCGYWLPVQFVNFLLIPPSFRVTYVSIASFCWVNILCYLKNLPISEHEQKEKH; translated from the exons atGTCATCGACGAAAGTTCTTCGAGTTGCGAGTAGTATTATGCAGAAGAGGCCATTGTTGTTCAACTCAATGGtatacagttttttttatacgagcGCCGAGTTTATTCGACAAAGCTTCAGTAAGATGTCTAAG CCGGTGCAACCGATATACGTGGAGTCTGAAAGTTTGTCTAATGTCAAGGGACCAGTACTGATTCGAGTACAAAAACTTTGTGAAATGTTAGACTTGATGGATAAAAACGCTGATTCAACGTACAACTGGCCGCAACTGAAGAGATACGCGATCTTTGGTTGCCTCTTGGCCGGACCGATGCTACACGGATG GTATAAGTGGCTCGATACGTACTACAGTGGAAAATCCACAAAGATCGTATTAAAAAAGCTTTTCGCGGACCAATTTATCTTGACACCATCGTTACTTATCTTGTTTTTTATCA GCATGAGTTTAATGGAAGCTAAGTCGGATCTccttcaagaatgcaaaattAAGTTTGTGCACACTTTTCAG ACTTCATGCGGATATTGGTTGCCGGTGCAATTCGTGAACTTCTTATTAATTCCACCGTCTTTTAGAGTGACGTATGTCAGTATTGCCTCTTTTTGTTGGgtcaatattttatgttacttaaaaaatttacctaTTTCCGAACacgagcaaaaagaaaaacattga
- the LOC139113165 gene encoding arf-GAP with dual PH domain-containing protein 1 isoform X1, which yields MADANQKLLVELLKKPGNNVCADCGAKNPEWASYNIGIFVCTRCAGVHRSMGVHISKVKHLTLDRWENSQVNRMREVGNTEARMHYEERVPSCYRRPSPDAPQVLVEQWIRAKYEREEFCHPERQNHYVSGFMEGFLMKRGKEDSRYHSRKFVLCEAEDTLKYHVKENKEPKAVLRISELNVAFAPSKTGNQNSLQLSFMKDGTTRHIYVYHEDPEVITNWYLAIRCAKLHRLQVAYPGASENELLSQLTKDFPREGYLWKTGPRYTDAYKKRWFTLDGRKLMYHDDPMDAHPKGEIFLGHCSEGFAIKTGVPPGARDQGFSFTLETPDRTYLLSAQSEDDRAQWINVIQKVIDKPLTPQDATGKPVTGTYANFNPKKYVCIRWFSFTVAARLVRKRTASGTMNIFSSTR from the exons ATGGCGGACGCGAACCAAAAGTTGCTGGTGGAACTCCTAAAAAAGCCTGGGAACAACGTGTGTGCGGACTGCGGGGCCAAAA ATCCGGAATGGGCATCCTACAACATAGGTATATTTGTTTGCACAAGGTGCGCAGGTGTGCACAGATCTATGGGAGTGCACATTTCGAAAGTAAAGCACTTGACATTAGATAGGTGGGAGAATTCGCAAGTGAATAGGATGCGAGAAGTGGGCAATACTGAGGCAAGAATGCATTACGAGGAGCGTGTGCCCTCGTGCTACCGTAGACCAAGCCCAGATGCCCCACA agtTTTAGTTGAACAGTGGATAAGAGCAAAATATGAACGGGAGGAGTTTTGTCATCCCGAAAGACAGAATCACTATGTGTCGGGATTCATGGAAGGGTTTTTGATGAAACGTGGGAAAGAAGATTCGCGTTACCATTCTCGTAAATTTGTACTTTGCGAGGCAGAAGATACACTCAAATATCatgttaaagaaaataaa gaaCCCAAAGCTGTTTTGAGGATATCAGAGCTAAATGTAGCATTTGCTCCATCTAAAACTGGCAATCAGAATAGTCTTCAATTATCTTTTATGAAAGATGGCACGACAAGACATATCTACGTTTATCACGAGGACCCGGAAGTAATTACGAATTGGTATCTCGCTATTAGATGCGCGAAGCTGCACCGCTTGCAAGTGGCATATCCGGGTGCAAGTGAAAACGAGTTACTGTCGCAACTCACGAAGGATTTTCCGCGCGAAGGTTACCTCTGGAAAACTGGTCCGAGATATACAGAcgcttataaaaaaagatggtTTACCCTAGATGGTAGAAAACTCATGTATCACGACGATCCTAtg GACGCACATCCAAAGGGTGAAATTTTCTTGGGACATTGTTCCGAAGGGTTCGCGATAAAAACCGGCGTACCGCCAGGTGCTAGGGATCAAGGATTCTCGTTTACTCTCGAAACGCCTGATAGAACTTATCTGCTCTCTGCGCAAAGCGAAGACGATAGAGCGCAATGGATAAACGTGATACAAAAAGTAATAGATAAACCGCTAACGCCACAGGACGCGACCGGTAAGCCGGTAACCGGAACGTATGCAAACTTTAATCCAAAGaagtatgtatgtatacgctGGTTTTCATTTACAGTAGCGGCGAGACTCGTAAGAAAGCGCACAGCAAGTGGAACAATGAATATATTTTCGTCCACGAGATAG
- the LOC139113165 gene encoding arf-GAP with dual PH domain-containing protein 1 isoform X2, with protein sequence MADANQKLLVELLKKPGNNVCADCGAKNPEWASYNIGIFVCTRCAGVHRSMGVHISKVKHLTLDRWENSQVNRMREVGNTEARMHYEERVPSCYRRPSPDAPQVLVEQWIRAKYEREEFCHPERQNHYVSGFMEGFLMKRGKEDSRYHSRKFVLCEAEDTLKYHVKENKEPKAVLRISELNVAFAPSKTGNQNSLQLSFMKDGTTRHIYVYHEDPEVITNWYLAIRCAKLHRLQVAYPGASENELLSQLTKDFPREGYLWKTGPRYTDAYKKRWFTLDGRKLMYHDDPMDAHPKGEIFLGHCSEGFAIKTGVPPGARDQGFSFTLETPDRTYLLSAQSEDDRAQWINVIQKVIDKPLTPQDATVAARLVRKRTASGTMNIFSSTR encoded by the exons ATGGCGGACGCGAACCAAAAGTTGCTGGTGGAACTCCTAAAAAAGCCTGGGAACAACGTGTGTGCGGACTGCGGGGCCAAAA ATCCGGAATGGGCATCCTACAACATAGGTATATTTGTTTGCACAAGGTGCGCAGGTGTGCACAGATCTATGGGAGTGCACATTTCGAAAGTAAAGCACTTGACATTAGATAGGTGGGAGAATTCGCAAGTGAATAGGATGCGAGAAGTGGGCAATACTGAGGCAAGAATGCATTACGAGGAGCGTGTGCCCTCGTGCTACCGTAGACCAAGCCCAGATGCCCCACA agtTTTAGTTGAACAGTGGATAAGAGCAAAATATGAACGGGAGGAGTTTTGTCATCCCGAAAGACAGAATCACTATGTGTCGGGATTCATGGAAGGGTTTTTGATGAAACGTGGGAAAGAAGATTCGCGTTACCATTCTCGTAAATTTGTACTTTGCGAGGCAGAAGATACACTCAAATATCatgttaaagaaaataaa gaaCCCAAAGCTGTTTTGAGGATATCAGAGCTAAATGTAGCATTTGCTCCATCTAAAACTGGCAATCAGAATAGTCTTCAATTATCTTTTATGAAAGATGGCACGACAAGACATATCTACGTTTATCACGAGGACCCGGAAGTAATTACGAATTGGTATCTCGCTATTAGATGCGCGAAGCTGCACCGCTTGCAAGTGGCATATCCGGGTGCAAGTGAAAACGAGTTACTGTCGCAACTCACGAAGGATTTTCCGCGCGAAGGTTACCTCTGGAAAACTGGTCCGAGATATACAGAcgcttataaaaaaagatggtTTACCCTAGATGGTAGAAAACTCATGTATCACGACGATCCTAtg GACGCACATCCAAAGGGTGAAATTTTCTTGGGACATTGTTCCGAAGGGTTCGCGATAAAAACCGGCGTACCGCCAGGTGCTAGGGATCAAGGATTCTCGTTTACTCTCGAAACGCCTGATAGAACTTATCTGCTCTCTGCGCAAAGCGAAGACGATAGAGCGCAATGGATAAACGTGATACAAAAAGTAATAGATAAACCGCTAACGCCACAGGACGCGACCG TAGCGGCGAGACTCGTAAGAAAGCGCACAGCAAGTGGAACAATGAATATATTTTCGTCCACGAGATAG